Within the Osmerus eperlanus chromosome 10, fOsmEpe2.1, whole genome shotgun sequence genome, the region ACAGACTGTAAtctcaggggagggggggcacaattgcacacaaaaacaactataccttaaagtttatataagggaCTTCTTCTATAGGCTACTAGATACAAATAGCCATTCTGAAGTAGCCTCCAAAAACGATGTGAACTATTAAAGAGCAACACAGAAACGATTAACTAGTTGCAGTCATTGGGTGTCATGGATTACATAGCAGACATTGATGCTTGTATAATTCAATCACTCAAGTAGTTAAACAACGTAGCCTATCCAACAACTAAAAAGGAAAAGATTTTTACCGTTATGCGGGCTTCATGGCTAAAATCCGATGATTCCTTCGCCACTACTCTTCTCGAAACCTCAAATCTAATGTCCCGACGCTTTAGAgattaaaaagtatactatttcACCCTGGGCGATGTTCTTTTATCTTGACACGGATTCCAAACTCTTTTTTTCTAATGTCACACTGtcgctctttctccttctcttcctcggcTCCAGCTGCCTCTCCTCGCGACGCCAATGGACAAAAAACCCTCCCCAAGAAAAGGGAAAAGGGGAGTGCCAGTCGGGTTAAAACGGAAAAAGATTGTCTCCTGTTGCATCTATCCCGTTATTTGCAAGAGGGGACGTGAACAGGCGTTTTTCATAAACATCGATGACGTCTCAGAAGCCATCCACAATGTTATGTTCTGGATATAAACAAGAGTACCTTGCGGCCCTTAATAACTCCAGTGTTAAACTCTAGAATCAAGAAAGTAATCTCTCTTCGGGGTTGGCTTGAGGGTGGAGCGGTGGGTGAAActgtgtaataatgttggaacATGTACACATGGATGAGCCATATTGTTAGTCCCTTGTCCGCCTCACGTCGGCATTGGGGGAGTTATGTAAGTGTTGTGAGTGGTGTTGGCGAGGGGTCTCTATGTGTGAGCAGTTATAGTTCTCTCCACTAAATTATTCATCATGATTCTGATTAATACGTCCCCCAGAGCATAAAGCAGGATGGCAAAGTTTCTTTGCTGTGctgtttccatgacaacccAGCATGAGGCCTCTTAGTTCTAAATATAGAACTGTTTCACTGTTTTCTATCCTTCTCAAGCAATCTCGGCTTCAACGTGCTCCTGTTTCAAGACCACAAACTGTGATCTCATTCTAACTTTTTAAAGATCACAAGCAAGAGAGGGAACCTCCAGTGAACAAGGACATACAGTACACCACTGAATGGAGAAAGAGCTACACAATAACTTTCCAAATGCAGGGCTGCCAGTGGACACAATGCTGCACTACTCCAACTCATCTAACTCAAATCCAGTGGTTCTGATAGTCTAGGTGTGGGTCTGTCTAATCagtaaaaccacacacacaacgtttTGTGTTAATGAATAAGTCTACTCCCATAAACCACTCTGGCAGGGAGGGACCCAGCCCacgagagaggggtgtgtggtggggagctCAGTGACCCTCCCAGGATCCCACAGCTGGGCCTCGGCACTCCTCTGGAAGGTAGGGGGGACCTGccagctccatccctcccaAGCAGCATACGTCAGGCCAGGGGTGTTTATTGTATTGAAACTTCTGGTTCAGTGACAACTAGCAGGTAGAAAATGCTCCACCAGGGCCTTAAGAATGAATCAGTACTGCTGTTAAGATCCTCTATAAGTAATCAGTAACAGTTCAGAGCCTCTATCCATCCCAAACGTAATCCGTTTCCCCAAGAAAACCACAGAAACAAACCATCTTTTCATTAAAACCTTTTTAATGGCATGGAATAAAATGTCCATTATTTCAAGCAACCAAGCTGATTGATACAGAACAGTGTTTTGGGAACATTCGGGCCAACACAGCACCCTCTATTGCATTAAAACATTACTTTCCACACACATTTCCAAAAATCACATTAATGGTTAAAAACAGATGCTAAAAAATCCATAGTGTGTCTTCTTAAGAAGTATCAGGTTGTTATGGTGGCGTTCTTctagaaaacaaacacacacaaaaacattatGGCCGTGGGCACAGTCACATCACAGTACAGTGTGATCCAGTGTTTTGTTCTCACCTGTAAGTGGAGAGGCTGCTGCATCCCCCCACCATGCAGCTGCAGGGCTGCTGTGAGCCCCCCCTTTAGAGCCTGGTAGTCTGGCTGGGCTACATACTGAAGACCCATTACCTCTGACAGGTAGGCCTCCACAGATCCTGTTCACATATATAGCATGTATACATTCTGACTTCACAATAAAAGCACAATCATCAAGTTTTATGAGCTGGAATAGTGAACTGACTAGAGGCAGTCTTCTTTCCGTAGCAGTGTCTGATCAGGCCTGGGATGTCCTCTGTCCACCTAATGGCCCCAGGGTCACACAGAGGGTTAGGGTCCCAGCGTCAATATGATAAACCTGTATAAATGAAGGTTCCACTGAGCATATCACTAATAATGTGTCACCTCTGCTTCTCTGTGGCCACACGGGAGGGTGTGTTTAGGAGGGAGCTCCAGGGCAGCGCCCCGGTGAGCCAGTGCAGCATGCAGTAGCCCAGACCCTGGAGGTCACTGCGGCGGGACGGGCCTTCACATGGAATAACACACTTTACAAAAAAGACTCAGAATAAGGGTTTGCTCTCTGAGTATGTTATTGTGTTAGCTTAGCTACTAACCTGCTCCTTTGTGGGAGTCCAGGCTTATAAACTCCAGGGCGCCCTCATGTGGTGTTCTACTGCCTTCCCGGTACTCCACATGTCGACCACCTGGACAGTACCTGAAAGCATGGCCGTACCCTGCGAgatacacctaaacacacaaacacgtctcaagCATATCATCCTTTCAGATAATAAACATACCTGCAGTACTATACCTCTAATACTCCACCTcactaacctgtgtgtgtcctcctggctggatgaagatgttttctgCCTGAACGTCTCCGTGGACATACTCGTTCTCATGGATGAACTCCAACACGTCCAGCTGGCAGACGAGGCAGACCGGGGTTAGAACATGGCTTCTGATACCAGAGTAGAGAGGTCAGCACCAACATTTTCATTGACACTTGGTTTCAACACTGCCGGCCCACTTGGTCTGACAAGTATTTATGTTAATTGACTCGACTCTGTATGTGTATGGGTGCTATGCTGTAATGTCCTACGCTGTCCACAGCAAGGGGCTAATGCTAACCAGAGCCACAGCAGACTATCCAAAGTGAAAACGTCTTTCTTCGTCTCCACTACCAGGCAGGCACACTCATGCTGAAGTGTCCTTTCAGAGCTCCTCTCCAATGAGAGGGCTCCAGTACTCACTATTCTACTGGCCAGCTGCAGCACTGCTGTCTCAGACAGGAGCCCCCCCTGTTCCTTCAGGACAACCTGGAGCGTCTGGCCCATGCTGGGGACAATCAGGAACCTACGAGGAAACACagcacaatcaaacacacatgcatacagaccCTTTGGATATACACAGGTCCCCTACATTAGacaaactcatacacacacctgtagatTTCTGCATGTAGCCCAAAACCCACACAGGACGGAATCCCAAGGAAGTCCATCTTAGTGCGCTTCATCCATTTGTCCACTGGGGGGAGACATAACATCATTAGTGAAGTAACCTCAGGAAAACAGACCTAACCTCTTCAAAGCACATGTCCTGAGCCTCACCAGATGTGGGTTTTGCAGCTCTCTGAAGGAAGTTCTGCTCATTAAAGATCCTCCCATCTTTAGGCCCCTGTGTAGTAAAGACATAAGTGAAGCAacaatgctgacacacacagaccaagctGCACCTTGCACTCACCAGACCTAGGCTGCACTCTATAGTCAGCTCTGTACTCACCAGTTTGAGGACATGTCTGCAGTCACCACGGTTGATCCCTGGCCCGGTCTGCTGGACTGGAGACATGGAAAACACATGGAGAAGAGACTAGTCATCAGCAGATCTACAAACccatgtacacaaacaccctgACCCTTGAACTTCCAAGTACCATAACCCCTGCTATTACCAGAACTTTCCTAATACTAGTActatttgacctctgacctgcgtAGATCAGCTCTGGCTCATTCTGACCCAACAGCTTCGCCAGCCGCCACTTCCTGCCTGTTGTGTCACTCAgttcctccccttcctgcagAGGCTCCACAACACACGTCCGCTTGGCCTTCTTAGTTTTCCCCTTGactgtgatcacacacacacacacacgtcaggtcATACACGTATGGGTAAGGTGGGGCTTTGAGCCATGTGGTGGTTGGTGGTAGCTGGGCTCACCAGCAGCAGGGGACCTGAGCGTGGGGGAGGAGACAGTTGGAGGATCCTCTCTGGTGGGGTTCAGTGGCGGGGTGACCGCTCGACGCTTCCTAAGGGTCAACACAGGCTTGGGGCTCTGATCTGTCAATAGGACACACAACACTTTCTGTTCACTAGAATTAACTTAAGAAGCCAGTTAGAGAAGGCAGCTTAAGCTGGTTGTCATCCTGTTGAGGATATAGTGTGTGGTTGCTGTGCTGCTTTAACCCAAGCCCAGCACTCTAGCATAGGTTAATGCTATTAGGTTAGAAGCACTGGATTAGATGGGTGAACATCCCTCTTCCTTTACCTGTTTGCCTGGGAGATGCTATGCGAGGGGGCGTGTCCACAACACTGGCGGCATCTTCTACTTGGCCTGGGGGAGTGGACTTACGGGTGCGACGTAGGGCTTGGCGTGTGGACACTGGGCTAGGAGCAGAGTAAACCAGACCTGCGGACATTCCAGAAAAAAACGATAACACTCAAAAACCCAGATCCTGTGTAACCTCGCTCTGAACCCATCAACCAATAGTCCAATGAACCCATCTTAATGTGACCCCCTCCTGCCTGCAGCAAATAGCCCTACCTTCTCCAAAC harbors:
- the vrk3 gene encoding inactive serine/threonine-protein kinase VRK3 isoform X4, encoding MVEQMLASCLSQIYQMLLHFCPQCGSKLQPGFRFCPSCGEKLPALVDPPVEAATSGVSQITVSGFTATASINPPATSEQYCTFGEGLVYSAPSPVSTRQALRRTRKSTPPGQVEDAASVVDTPPRIASPRQTDQSPKPVLTLRKRRAVTPPLNPTREDPPTVSSPTLRSPAAVKGKTKKAKRTCVVEPLQEGEELSDTTGRKWRLAKLLGQNEPELIYAVQQTGPGINRGDCRHVLKLGPKDGRIFNEQNFLQRAAKPTSVDKWMKRTKMDFLGIPSCVGFGLHAEIYRFLIVPSMGQTLQVVLKEQGGLLSETAVLQLASRILDVLEFIHENEYVHGDVQAENIFIQPGGHTQVYLAGYGHAFRYCPGGRHVEYREGSRTPHEGALEFISLDSHKGAGPSRRSDLQGLGYCMLHWLTGALPWSSLLNTPSRVATEKQRWTEDIPGLIRHCYGKKTASRSVEAYLSEVMGLQYVAQPDYQALKGGLTAALQLHGGGMQQPLHLQKNATITT
- the vrk3 gene encoding inactive serine/threonine-protein kinase VRK3 isoform X1; translation: MVEQMLASCLSQIYQMLLHFCPQCGSKLQPGFRFCPSCGEKLPALVDPPVEAATSGVSQITVSGFTATASINPPATSEQYCTFGEGLVYSAPSPVSTRQALRRTRKSTPPGQVEDAASVVDTPPRIASPRQTDQSPKPVLTLRKRRAVTPPLNPTREDPPTVSSPTLRSPAAVKGKTKKAKRTCVVEPLQEGEELSDTTGRKWRLAKLLGQNEPELIYAVQQTGPGINRGDCRHVLKLGPKDGRIFNEQNFLQRAAKPTSVDKWMKRTKMDFLGIPSCVGFGLHAEIYRFLIVPSMGQTLQVVLKEQGGLLSETAVLQLASRILDVLEFIHENEYVHGDVQAENIFIQPGGHTQVYLAGYGHAFRYCPGGRHVEYREGSRTPHEGALEFISLDSHKGAGPSRRSDLQGLGYCMLHWLTGALPWSSLLNTPSRVATEKQRWTEDIPGLIRHCYGKKTASRSVEAYLSEVMGLQYVAQPDYQALKGGLTAALQLHGGGMQQPLHLQVRTKHWITNLILLKKTHYGFFSICF
- the vrk3 gene encoding inactive serine/threonine-protein kinase VRK3 isoform X3, with the protein product MLLHFCPQCGSKLQPGFRFCPSCGEKLPALVDPPVEAATSGVSQITVSGFTATASINPPATSEQYCTFGEGLVYSAPSPVSTRQALRRTRKSTPPGQVEDAASVVDTPPRIASPRQTDQSPKPVLTLRKRRAVTPPLNPTREDPPTVSSPTLRSPAAVKGKTKKAKRTCVVEPLQEGEELSDTTGRKWRLAKLLGQNEPELIYAVQQTGPGINRGDCRHVLKLGPKDGRIFNEQNFLQRAAKPTSVDKWMKRTKMDFLGIPSCVGFGLHAEIYRFLIVPSMGQTLQVVLKEQGGLLSETAVLQLASRILDVLEFIHENEYVHGDVQAENIFIQPGGHTQVYLAGYGHAFRYCPGGRHVEYREGSRTPHEGALEFISLDSHKGAGPSRRSDLQGLGYCMLHWLTGALPWSSLLNTPSRVATEKQRWTEDIPGLIRHCYGKKTASRSVEAYLSEVMGLQYVAQPDYQALKGGLTAALQLHGGGMQQPLHLQVRTKHWITNLILLKKTHYGFFSICF
- the vrk3 gene encoding inactive serine/threonine-protein kinase VRK3 isoform X2 — its product is MVEQMLASCLSQIYQMLLHFCPQCGSKLQPGFRFCPSCGEKLPALVDPPVEAATSGVSQITVSGFTATASINPPATSEQYCLVYSAPSPVSTRQALRRTRKSTPPGQVEDAASVVDTPPRIASPRQTDQSPKPVLTLRKRRAVTPPLNPTREDPPTVSSPTLRSPAAVKGKTKKAKRTCVVEPLQEGEELSDTTGRKWRLAKLLGQNEPELIYAVQQTGPGINRGDCRHVLKLGPKDGRIFNEQNFLQRAAKPTSVDKWMKRTKMDFLGIPSCVGFGLHAEIYRFLIVPSMGQTLQVVLKEQGGLLSETAVLQLASRILDVLEFIHENEYVHGDVQAENIFIQPGGHTQVYLAGYGHAFRYCPGGRHVEYREGSRTPHEGALEFISLDSHKGAGPSRRSDLQGLGYCMLHWLTGALPWSSLLNTPSRVATEKQRWTEDIPGLIRHCYGKKTASRSVEAYLSEVMGLQYVAQPDYQALKGGLTAALQLHGGGMQQPLHLQVRTKHWITNLILLKKTHYGFFSICF